In the Flagellimonas sp. HMM57 genome, one interval contains:
- a CDS encoding carboxypeptidase-like regulatory domain-containing protein, producing the protein MRLFITLLFLSFYICAQNTIQGVVLDVATKKPLEFVDAYTEGNHTLTNSNGWFELEVATDSIHFNLIGYEKFSKSVEKNHTTVDTLFMRSQFYELNEVVVTNKGFSLGDFISIGKNYPFEPYTESFFMRTLLKRNDSIIKLQDINGLIRRKQLLATSKKPRPKNNIKVHVTNMRKTAILENNIYFEMWGFAKIDRAFSSIYISPKDYDFKENLAEDGKKNKLTFKLRDTFENSSAKGYYIIDSQDMAVEEYYFVGNGPTEEFTQKRGIKYRNVFYEINIHFLKDKETALYYMNKAKLNAKVELFDGDNPSPIMYEANYVWFGLNLVKTDKIKENAPKTKDVLKLDYPYNKIFWDNQKFLLLTDEMKSFIKELQNSNSKNEYNINID; encoded by the coding sequence ATGCGTTTATTTATAACCCTACTGTTCCTTTCTTTTTATATATGTGCCCAAAATACCATTCAAGGAGTTGTTTTGGATGTAGCAACAAAAAAACCTTTGGAATTTGTGGATGCCTATACAGAAGGAAACCACACCCTTACCAATTCAAATGGTTGGTTTGAACTTGAAGTTGCTACCGATAGTATCCATTTTAATCTTATTGGCTATGAAAAATTCTCGAAAAGTGTGGAAAAAAACCACACCACTGTTGATACATTGTTTATGAGAAGCCAGTTTTACGAGTTAAATGAAGTGGTCGTGACGAATAAAGGGTTCTCGTTAGGTGATTTTATCAGCATTGGAAAAAACTATCCCTTTGAGCCATATACCGAGTCCTTTTTTATGAGGACCTTATTAAAACGAAATGACAGCATTATAAAACTGCAGGATATAAACGGTCTGATAAGAAGAAAACAGCTTTTGGCAACTAGCAAAAAACCTAGACCAAAAAACAATATCAAGGTACATGTTACCAATATGCGAAAAACAGCAATACTTGAAAATAACATTTATTTTGAAATGTGGGGATTTGCAAAAATTGACCGGGCATTTTCTTCTATTTACATATCACCCAAAGACTATGATTTTAAAGAAAACTTAGCTGAAGACGGTAAAAAGAACAAACTAACGTTCAAATTAAGAGACACTTTTGAAAACTCTTCGGCAAAAGGGTATTATATTATCGATTCCCAGGATATGGCCGTTGAAGAATACTATTTTGTAGGAAATGGGCCAACCGAAGAGTTTACCCAAAAAAGAGGAATAAAGTATCGTAATGTGTTCTATGAAATCAATATACATTTTTTAAAGGATAAAGAGACCGCATTGTATTATATGAATAAAGCCAAGCTTAACGCCAAAGTAGAATTATTCGATGGGGACAATCCTAGCCCCATAATGTACGAAGCGAATTATGTATGGTTTGGCCTTAATCTGGTCAAAACGGATAAAATCAAGGAGAATGCTCCCAAAACCAAAGATGTTTTAAAATTGGATTACCCTTACAATAAAATCTTTTGGGACAATCAAAAATTTCTGCTTCTTACCGATGAGATGAAATCCTTTATCAAGGAGCTACAAAACTCGAATTCCAAAAATGAGTACAACATCAATATAGATTGA
- a CDS encoding lipocalin family protein has protein sequence MIRIKTYNPLLFMLFVIVLFSCNSSDDAEPQDSEEITATKEKLVGDWKLVSSTIDNESVSPSEFECLKNSTATFKQDGTYKLTFLKQGSSSTNLCSLTRTQSGEYTVTGLNKVTLFNFDSEIELIDDTLQITSKVTNDSGEQDQIDIFIRSDNAELEENEEEATDNLETDGQETDGDDNTFDGTEVIQIILGKWQIDADQDCLEKNTMEFKPQSVFEFIQHKKTFNRRDLLDYNVSVSYPLPENIKATITKGNDMVVFDTDAECQFTKTSTLEYVVKDEKTIVLKNISGIKLLLEDNDTIKLVYTFTDSNANEQTREFIYKKL, from the coding sequence ATGATACGTATTAAAACTTATAACCCGTTATTGTTCATGCTATTTGTGATAGTACTTTTCTCGTGTAACTCCAGTGATGATGCAGAGCCACAAGATAGTGAGGAAATAACGGCCACTAAAGAGAAACTGGTTGGGGACTGGAAATTGGTAAGCAGCACCATTGACAATGAAAGTGTTTCACCATCCGAATTCGAGTGCTTAAAAAACTCAACGGCCACTTTTAAACAAGATGGTACTTATAAATTAACTTTTTTAAAACAAGGAAGTAGTTCCACAAATCTTTGTTCTCTAACACGCACGCAATCTGGGGAATATACGGTTACTGGTTTGAACAAGGTTACCCTCTTTAATTTTGATTCTGAAATCGAGTTGATTGACGACACCTTACAGATTACCTCCAAAGTTACCAATGATAGCGGTGAACAGGATCAAATAGATATTTTTATTAGAAGTGACAATGCAGAATTAGAGGAAAATGAGGAAGAAGCAACGGATAATCTCGAAACCGATGGCCAAGAAACAGATGGTGATGACAACACTTTTGATGGAACAGAGGTGATTCAAATTATATTGGGCAAGTGGCAAATCGACGCTGATCAGGATTGCCTTGAAAAGAACACAATGGAATTTAAACCCCAAAGTGTTTTTGAGTTTATTCAGCACAAAAAAACCTTTAATCGTAGAGATTTGTTAGACTATAATGTAAGCGTAAGTTATCCTTTACCGGAAAACATTAAGGCAACAATTACCAAAGGAAACGACATGGTTGTTTTTGATACCGATGCAGAATGTCAATTTACCAAAACGAGCACGCTGGAATATGTTGTAAAGGACGAAAAGACCATAGTACTTAAAAACATCTCTGGAATCAAACTGTTATTGGAAGATAACGATACCATAAAGCTTGTATACACATTCACTGATAGCAATGCCAATGAACAGACCAGGGAATTTATTTATAAAAAGCTATAA
- a CDS encoding type IX secretion system membrane protein PorP/SprF — protein sequence MKKNRLYFFIAISIWCIQSHAQQDVTFTLYNYNMNIINPAYAGAGENLELTSNYRVQWAGLDGAPETLSFSLSSPIGGKAGMDDKVGLGLSVVNSSVFVLKETDIFVDFSYRLQLEETLNLFLGLKAGGSSVNINLSDTELDNDPLFSEDVSVFNPNVGVGAYLRGESYFINISAPALLKTERYEKESGIATQATDKMQFFMGAGYHFPLNRNMTFTPSFLTRVISEVPFSMDINGTFDLYDKVGLGLSYRLKESVSTLVFFKMTNSLQIGYAYDASLTPISNYSRGNHEVMLKFRIAAGKQQTQIQDDGEESISRL from the coding sequence ATGAAAAAAAACAGATTATATTTTTTTATAGCAATTTCGATATGGTGTATTCAGTCCCATGCCCAGCAGGATGTAACATTTACACTGTACAATTATAACATGAACATCATCAATCCAGCCTATGCGGGGGCCGGCGAAAATTTGGAGCTCACCTCAAATTATAGAGTACAGTGGGCGGGCCTTGACGGCGCACCCGAGACCTTAAGTTTTTCATTGAGCAGCCCAATAGGTGGAAAAGCGGGGATGGACGACAAGGTCGGGCTGGGTCTTTCAGTTGTCAACAGTAGTGTGTTCGTGCTCAAGGAAACTGATATTTTTGTTGATTTCTCCTATAGGCTACAATTGGAGGAAACATTGAACTTGTTTTTGGGGCTTAAAGCCGGAGGCTCTTCCGTAAACATAAATCTGTCAGATACTGAACTTGACAACGATCCGCTTTTTTCAGAAGATGTAAGTGTGTTCAATCCAAATGTCGGAGTCGGTGCCTATTTAAGAGGAGAAAGCTATTTTATAAATATATCCGCTCCGGCCCTTCTAAAAACAGAGAGATATGAAAAGGAATCGGGCATTGCAACACAGGCCACCGATAAAATGCAATTTTTTATGGGAGCGGGCTATCATTTTCCCTTGAACAGGAATATGACCTTTACACCTTCTTTTTTAACACGGGTAATCAGCGAAGTGCCTTTTTCTATGGATATCAATGGAACCTTCGACCTGTACGATAAGGTCGGACTTGGTCTCAGCTACAGGTTAAAGGAATCCGTAAGTACCTTGGTATTCTTTAAAATGACAAATAGCTTGCAAATAGGCTATGCCTATGACGCTTCCTTAACGCCAATAAGTAATTATAGTAGGGGAAACCACGAAGTGATGTTGAAGTTTCGGATTGCGGCGGGAAAACAACAAACACAAATACAGGATGATGGAGAGGAAAGCATATCCCGATTATAA
- a CDS encoding gliding motility-associated C-terminal domain-containing protein: protein MIEGLEQYKNNVLKIYDLSQRLLFSAHYGGLGDGWDGTHEGRMVPVGTYVCVIDYNESGLSHEAKMIYVNY, encoded by the coding sequence AACAATATAAGAACAACGTGTTGAAGATATACGACCTGAGTCAACGCTTGCTGTTCAGCGCCCATTATGGCGGGCTCGGTGATGGTTGGGACGGCACCCATGAAGGCAGAATGGTGCCCGTGGGCACCTATGTATGTGTTATAGACTACAACGAATCGGGGCTGAGCCACGAGGCTAAAATGATCTATGTGAATTATTGA
- a CDS encoding lipocalin family protein, with protein sequence MNRLRKMKAIILVAVMVFAATLSTSCNSEEDLLPLVGTWLQSSSSTEEFTNNVSDGITTDTFDADNVFKITFNTDGTFSDFSSYSYTDNGDVIVETSSDAGTYSVIGNLLSVTYDGETDTETAEFTLSKTRLGIVHVEEFTENGDQKRLVTIATYDRQPQSK encoded by the coding sequence ATGAATAGATTAAGAAAAATGAAGGCAATAATTCTTGTAGCAGTAATGGTATTTGCGGCAACATTATCCACTTCATGCAATAGTGAAGAAGATCTTCTGCCCCTAGTGGGCACCTGGTTACAGTCCTCAAGCTCAACGGAGGAGTTTACAAACAATGTTTCGGACGGCATAACAACAGATACCTTTGATGCTGATAATGTCTTTAAAATTACCTTCAATACAGATGGAACGTTTAGTGACTTTTCATCTTACTCTTATACCGATAATGGAGATGTTATTGTTGAAACATCGAGCGATGCTGGAACATATTCGGTCATTGGGAACCTACTTTCTGTTACCTATGACGGAGAAACCGATACAGAAACAGCTGAATTTACTTTGAGCAAGACACGGCTTGGCATTGTGCATGTAGAGGAATTTACTGAAAATGGTGATCAAAAGAGACTAGTTACAATAGCGACTTACGATAGACAACCACAATCTAAATAA